Proteins from a single region of Pseudopedobacter saltans DSM 12145:
- a CDS encoding alpha/beta hydrolase codes for MKKSNSCNLRIFLPLLFLLGFSSKLFAINPGRDYYLSPDSLGLQYQEVRLNTSDNLSLNCWDISTDSLKNKNTSIVIAYGDSGNMGSNLFLAKTLSNEGYKVILFDYRGFGKSDDFVIQKDMLYYNEFCEDLKTVLNYAKKRYPQHKTGIFGLSMGTAIAIQTVQKKEIDFLIGDGVIYDPTIIKNRLLSLFNKEVRLPGGAEKVKTLYSTNQTKILLFAGRQDIITNLADAEEILKLNSQITTLVTYVGNHLAAEDSLGTELFLEKIRQFLK; via the coding sequence ATGAAAAAATCTAACTCTTGTAACCTTAGGATTTTTCTTCCCTTACTATTCCTTCTGGGATTTAGCTCGAAATTATTCGCCATAAATCCAGGTAGAGATTATTATTTATCACCAGACTCCTTAGGTCTTCAATACCAGGAAGTAAGACTGAATACGTCAGATAACCTCAGTTTAAATTGCTGGGATATCTCTACAGATTCTTTAAAGAATAAGAATACAAGTATTGTAATTGCATATGGGGATTCCGGGAACATGGGATCTAATCTGTTTTTAGCAAAGACACTCTCGAATGAAGGTTACAAAGTTATATTATTCGATTATAGGGGATTTGGTAAAAGCGACGATTTTGTCATTCAAAAAGACATGCTTTATTACAATGAGTTTTGCGAGGATTTAAAAACGGTGTTAAACTATGCAAAAAAAAGATATCCTCAGCATAAAACCGGTATTTTTGGTTTATCTATGGGCACCGCCATTGCAATACAAACTGTACAAAAAAAAGAAATAGATTTTCTGATTGGCGATGGCGTAATTTATGATCCGACAATTATAAAAAACCGACTGCTATCATTATTTAACAAAGAAGTACGGCTTCCGGGAGGAGCAGAAAAAGTAAAAACATTATATAGTACAAATCAAACTAAGATATTGCTTTTTGCGGGAAGACAGGATATCATCACCAACCTTGCCGATGCGGAGGAAATATTAAAACTAAATTCCCAAATCACAACTTTGGTTACTTATGTTGGCAACCACCTGGCAGCGGAAGATTCTTTGGGTACCGAATTATTTTTAGAAAAAATCAGACAGTTTCTAAAATAG
- a CDS encoding homoserine dehydrogenase yields the protein MGKKLNIGLFGFGVVGQGLYDISVSKNLNFEFKKIAIKDPSKKRTLPESLFTTDKEEILNDPEINTIIELINDAEAAYEIVTEALKKGKNVVSANKKMIAIHLKELVAFQEEYGTSLLYEGSVCGSIPIIRNLEEYYDNELLFAISGIFNGSSNYILSKVFNENQSYDSALKKAQDLGFAETNPILDVGGYDPKFKVAIAAAHAYGIFVNPDDILNIGIQNLNNNDLKYAREKGQKIKLVPIAKKLNEATVGIYVLPKLVSKDDFLFNVENEYNGVSVQAAFADQQFFFGKGAGGHPTGAAVFSDISALRYDYKYEYKKAKQNLGLSLDNNVGIEVYFRFNSAELLKEINFNDVSESYNSKNYNYVVGTLTIAELIAKKEIILNDGAFVAETGKREVNH from the coding sequence ATGGGAAAAAAATTAAATATTGGCCTTTTTGGCTTCGGCGTTGTTGGACAGGGTCTGTACGATATCTCGGTGTCAAAGAACTTAAATTTCGAGTTTAAGAAAATAGCTATTAAAGATCCTTCTAAAAAGAGAACTTTGCCCGAATCTTTGTTTACCACAGATAAAGAAGAGATTCTGAACGACCCCGAAATCAATACCATTATCGAGTTAATTAATGATGCCGAAGCGGCTTACGAAATCGTAACCGAGGCATTGAAGAAAGGGAAAAATGTGGTTTCTGCCAATAAAAAGATGATTGCTATTCATTTGAAAGAACTGGTTGCCTTTCAGGAAGAATACGGCACATCGCTTTTATATGAGGGGTCTGTCTGTGGAAGTATTCCTATCATCAGAAATCTGGAAGAATACTACGATAACGAATTGCTCTTTGCTATCAGCGGTATTTTTAATGGTTCTTCAAACTATATTCTTTCTAAAGTATTTAACGAAAACCAATCTTATGATTCGGCTCTAAAAAAAGCGCAGGACCTGGGTTTTGCAGAAACAAATCCTATTCTTGACGTTGGTGGGTATGATCCAAAGTTTAAAGTTGCCATCGCCGCAGCACATGCCTATGGAATTTTTGTAAACCCGGATGATATACTGAATATTGGTATCCAGAATTTAAACAATAATGATTTAAAATATGCCAGAGAAAAGGGACAGAAGATAAAACTTGTTCCCATCGCCAAAAAGTTAAATGAGGCAACCGTTGGGATTTATGTTTTACCCAAATTGGTATCTAAAGACGATTTTTTGTTTAATGTAGAAAACGAATATAACGGTGTTAGCGTTCAGGCTGCATTTGCCGATCAGCAGTTTTTCTTTGGTAAAGGAGCTGGCGGCCACCCTACCGGTGCGGCAGTATTTTCAGATATTTCCGCTTTGAGGTATGATTACAAATACGAATATAAAAAAGCCAAACAAAATCTCGGCTTAAGCCTGGACAACAATGTGGGGATAGAAGTTTATTTCAGGTTTAACTCTGCTGAATTATTGAAAGAAATCAATTTCAATGACGTTTCAGAAAGTTACAATTCAAAAAACTATAATTACGTTGTAGGGACATTAACCATTGCAGAGCTGATAGCAAAAAAGGAAATCATTTTAAATGATGGCGCCTTTGTAGCGGAGACGGGAAAGAGAGAAGTGAATCATTGA
- a CDS encoding histidine phosphatase family protein, with the protein MSTTDKKKIYIIRHGETDYNKAGLVQGRGIDADLNEKGRAQGRAFFEFYKSVPFDKVYTSKLKRTHQTVRDFLAIPLPWEQLPGLDEMDWGKHEGQSISTEIRNEFEKIVEAWNSGDYSVKPQGGESPLDVYARQEEAMNYIVSEEKENEKTILICMHGRAIRLLLCQLTGRPLKEMDHFPHQNTSLYILNYADGKYEIETFNSLEHLELIKD; encoded by the coding sequence ATGAGTACTACAGATAAGAAGAAGATTTATATTATCCGTCACGGAGAAACCGATTATAATAAAGCAGGCCTTGTACAGGGGAGAGGAATAGATGCAGATTTAAATGAAAAAGGCAGAGCACAAGGCAGAGCATTTTTTGAATTCTATAAATCAGTGCCATTTGATAAAGTCTATACTTCCAAGTTAAAGAGAACTCATCAGACAGTTCGGGATTTTTTAGCTATTCCTTTGCCCTGGGAGCAGTTGCCAGGATTGGACGAAATGGACTGGGGAAAACATGAAGGGCAAAGTATTTCAACAGAAATCAGAAATGAATTCGAGAAAATAGTCGAAGCATGGAATAGTGGTGATTATAGTGTTAAGCCGCAAGGTGGAGAAAGTCCACTTGATGTTTATGCCAGACAAGAGGAAGCTATGAATTATATCGTTTCCGAAGAAAAGGAAAACGAGAAAACAATATTAATTTGTATGCATGGCAGGGCTATACGCTTGTTATTATGCCAGCTTACCGGAAGACCACTAAAGGAAATGGATCATTTCCCTCACCAGAATACATCCCTGTATATTTTAAATTATGCTGATGGGAAGTATGAAATAGAAACTTTTAACAGTTTGGAACATTTGGAGCTAATCAAAGATTAG
- a CDS encoding MFS transporter, whose product MITTHTLDNKPKNESIATLLAFILLPLSGLATDIYIPSLPSMAKSLAISDTHVQATLSLFLISYGVSQLFIGSILDSFGRYKLSLYALLIFALASLVIASTHNIYLIYLMRIIHGITTGAIIVAKRAYFVDMYQGEKLKHYLSLFTIIWSSGPIVAPFVGGYLQTAFGWESNFYFLAFYGFLMFVLEWLYSGETIKSYSEFKLKKITSIYIDMIKTSSFSLGIVMLGLAYSMVMVYNMTGPFILEHEMHLSPVIVGYSSLFLGLAWMTGGFISKGVLHFPFYHKMGVNLGLQLAFAVIMLITSAYVSNIFTILFFAFLIHTSAGFTFNNYFSYCLARFPKNAGIASGLTGGITYVIVSSLSYAVVALFPAHGETELSYSYASLIIPSVIIMAIIYTLRKPEEMD is encoded by the coding sequence ATGATTACAACACATACGCTTGATAACAAACCCAAAAACGAATCGATAGCTACCTTACTGGCTTTTATATTACTGCCTTTATCTGGTCTGGCTACCGATATCTATATTCCATCTTTACCTAGTATGGCCAAATCTCTGGCTATCAGCGACACCCACGTACAGGCTACATTAAGTCTCTTCCTGATAAGTTATGGGGTTTCACAGCTTTTTATAGGTAGCATTTTAGACAGTTTCGGACGTTATAAACTCTCTCTTTATGCTTTGTTAATTTTCGCTTTAGCCAGCCTGGTTATTGCCTCCACCCATAATATCTATCTGATTTATTTGATGCGGATTATACATGGAATTACTACCGGAGCTATTATTGTGGCTAAAAGAGCCTATTTTGTAGATATGTATCAGGGTGAAAAGCTAAAACATTACTTAAGCTTATTTACCATTATATGGTCTTCCGGTCCTATAGTTGCTCCTTTTGTGGGCGGTTATCTGCAAACAGCATTTGGCTGGGAATCTAATTTCTATTTTCTGGCATTCTATGGTTTTCTGATGTTTGTGCTGGAATGGCTGTACAGTGGCGAAACTATTAAATCTTACAGCGAATTTAAGTTAAAGAAAATCACTTCAATTTATATCGATATGATTAAAACCAGCAGCTTTTCTCTTGGAATTGTGATGCTGGGACTAGCCTACAGTATGGTAATGGTTTACAATATGACCGGACCTTTTATACTGGAACATGAAATGCATTTGAGTCCGGTTATTGTGGGTTATAGCTCCTTATTTTTAGGATTGGCATGGATGACCGGTGGCTTTATCAGTAAGGGTGTGCTCCATTTTCCCTTTTATCATAAAATGGGGGTTAATCTGGGACTTCAATTGGCATTCGCTGTAATAATGCTCATCACTTCGGCTTATGTATCAAATATCTTTACAATCCTGTTCTTTGCTTTTCTGATACATACTTCGGCAGGCTTTACTTTTAACAATTATTTTTCTTATTGTCTGGCCAGATTCCCTAAAAATGCAGGTATTGCCAGCGGACTAACAGGTGGTATTACCTATGTGATCGTGTCTTCACTGAGCTACGCTGTTGTTGCACTGTTTCCCGCACATGGCGAAACCGAACTCAGCTATAGCTATGCATCATTGATTATTCCTTCGGTTATCATCATGGCAATTATATATACTTTAAGAAAACCCGAAGAAATGGATTAA
- a CDS encoding amidohydrolase family protein: MKEGKLADLVILDQNPLSIDPEKLRDIKVVETIKEGNTVFALDK; encoded by the coding sequence CTGAAAGAAGGTAAACTGGCAGATCTGGTTATTCTGGACCAAAATCCCCTGAGTATCGACCCGGAAAAGCTAAGAGATATCAAAGTTGTAGAAACCATAAAAGAAGGTAACACAGTTTTTGCTTTGGATAAATGA
- a CDS encoding trans-sulfuration enzyme family protein: MKIETISIHAGNKLDEDSRAVTQPIVLSSTFERGKDGGYPSGYMYSRIDNPNRKSLENVIAKLENGADCCAFATGNTAGMSVFQCLEPGSHVICPDDMYHGLRNQLKFVFKGIIDLDFVDLTQIDEIEKYVKGNTRMIWVETPSNPLLKIADITAIAVIAKKHNLKLVVDNTFATPYGQQPLALGADLVMHSTTKFLNGHSDVCGGAVVSKEKDAFWEKMRNLQVLGGAVPSPFDCYLVTRGIKTLAYRMRGHEYNAFELAKYLEAHPAIERVFYPGLKSHPQFDLASKQMTSFGGMLSFCVKAGEEAARSLVNNVKIFTQATSLGGVESLLEHRYSIEGPDSKTPKNLIRASVGLENLEDLIADLDKNL, from the coding sequence ATGAAAATTGAAACCATATCTATACATGCTGGAAATAAATTAGATGAAGATAGCCGGGCAGTTACACAACCCATTGTTTTGTCCAGTACTTTCGAAAGAGGGAAAGACGGCGGCTACCCTTCTGGTTACATGTATAGCCGGATTGACAATCCGAACAGAAAATCGTTAGAAAACGTTATTGCCAAATTGGAAAACGGTGCCGATTGTTGCGCATTCGCAACCGGGAACACGGCCGGGATGTCGGTCTTCCAGTGTTTAGAACCCGGTAGTCATGTAATATGTCCTGATGACATGTACCATGGCTTAAGAAATCAACTGAAATTTGTTTTTAAAGGTATAATTGACCTTGATTTTGTCGACTTAACCCAGATAGATGAAATAGAAAAGTATGTAAAGGGCAATACGCGAATGATTTGGGTGGAAACTCCGTCCAATCCTTTATTGAAAATTGCAGATATTACAGCTATTGCTGTCATCGCAAAAAAACATAACTTAAAACTGGTTGTAGACAATACCTTTGCTACACCATATGGGCAACAGCCTTTGGCTTTGGGTGCAGATTTGGTTATGCATTCGACCACCAAATTTCTAAATGGGCATTCTGATGTTTGTGGTGGCGCGGTAGTTAGCAAGGAAAAAGATGCCTTTTGGGAGAAAATGCGAAACTTACAGGTTTTAGGCGGCGCTGTACCTTCCCCTTTCGACTGTTATCTGGTTACCAGAGGTATCAAAACGCTGGCATACAGAATGCGTGGGCATGAATATAATGCTTTTGAACTGGCAAAATACCTGGAAGCTCATCCTGCTATCGAACGCGTATTTTATCCGGGATTAAAATCTCATCCACAGTTCGATTTAGCCAGCAAACAAATGACCTCTTTTGGCGGAATGCTATCGTTTTGTGTTAAAGCGGGTGAAGAAGCAGCCAGATCTCTGGTAAATAATGTGAAGATTTTTACGCAGGCAACAAGTCTGGGTGGCGTAGAAAGCTTGCTTGAACATCGTTATTCTATTGAAGGTCCGGATTCTAAAACGCCTAAAAACTTAATCAGAGCATCTGTAGGATTGGAAAACCTGGAAGACCTGATAGCCGATTTGGATAAAAATTTATAG
- a CDS encoding O-acetylhomoserine aminocarboxypropyltransferase/cysteine synthase family protein encodes MSTQNLKFETLQVHAGQEVDPTTGSRAVPIYQTTSYVFNSNEHGANLFALKEFGNIYTRIMNPTTDVFEKRVAALEGGVAALATSSGQAAQFLAITNILQAGDNFVTTGRLYGGTYNQFKVQFKRLGIEARFAKDDNPESYEELIDENTKALYVETIGNPELNIPDFDGIAAVAKKHDIPFIVDNTFGAGGYLFRPIEHGANIVVEAATKWIGGHGTSIGGVIVDAGNYNWGNGKFPQFSEPSEGYHGLVFSDVFGVNGPFGNIQFIIRARVEGLRDYGCSQSPFNSFLLIQGLETLSLRVQRHVDNTLELAKWLETHPKVKSVNYPGLESSPYHALAKKYLKNGFGGVLSFEVIGDKENATKVINALKLTSNLANVGDAKTLIIQPSATTHQQLSEQEQIAAGVKPAALRVSVGIEHIDDIKADFEQALAAI; translated from the coding sequence ATGTCAACACAAAATTTGAAATTTGAAACTTTACAAGTACACGCGGGACAAGAAGTAGATCCAACAACAGGTTCTAGAGCAGTTCCTATATATCAAACCACATCTTACGTTTTTAACAGCAACGAACACGGAGCAAACCTTTTTGCATTGAAGGAATTTGGGAATATCTATACCCGAATCATGAATCCTACTACTGATGTATTCGAGAAACGAGTTGCTGCTTTAGAAGGTGGTGTTGCCGCTTTAGCGACTTCTTCTGGTCAGGCTGCCCAGTTTCTTGCAATTACAAATATCCTGCAAGCGGGAGATAACTTTGTAACTACAGGTCGCCTTTATGGAGGGACTTACAATCAGTTTAAAGTTCAATTTAAACGTTTGGGTATCGAAGCCAGATTCGCGAAAGACGATAATCCGGAATCTTACGAAGAATTAATTGACGAAAATACTAAAGCCTTATATGTAGAGACTATTGGAAATCCTGAACTAAATATTCCTGATTTCGATGGCATAGCTGCAGTTGCGAAAAAACATGACATCCCTTTTATTGTAGATAATACATTTGGTGCTGGTGGTTATTTATTCAGACCGATAGAGCATGGTGCCAATATTGTGGTTGAAGCAGCTACAAAATGGATTGGTGGACACGGAACAAGCATTGGTGGTGTGATTGTTGACGCCGGAAATTACAACTGGGGTAATGGAAAATTCCCTCAATTCTCTGAGCCTTCTGAAGGTTATCATGGACTGGTTTTCTCTGATGTATTTGGTGTTAATGGTCCTTTCGGAAACATTCAGTTTATCATCAGAGCAAGAGTAGAAGGTCTTAGAGATTATGGTTGCTCTCAATCTCCTTTCAATTCGTTCTTATTGATTCAGGGATTGGAAACTCTTTCTTTAAGAGTACAAAGACACGTTGATAATACATTAGAATTGGCAAAATGGTTAGAAACGCATCCGAAAGTAAAATCGGTAAATTATCCCGGTCTGGAGTCTTCTCCTTATCATGCGTTGGCTAAAAAGTATCTGAAAAACGGTTTCGGTGGTGTCTTATCTTTCGAAGTTATTGGAGATAAAGAAAATGCGACCAAGGTTATCAATGCGCTTAAATTAACCAGTAATCTGGCAAATGTGGGAGACGCAAAAACGTTGATTATCCAGCCTTCCGCAACTACACACCAACAGTTAAGTGAGCAGGAGCAAATTGCTGCAGGTGTAAAACCAGCTGCATTAAGGGTTTCTGTTGGTATAGAGCATATAGACGATATCAAAGCTGATTTCGAACAAGCACTTGCTGCTATCTAA
- the mqnE gene encoding aminofutalosine synthase MqnE, translating into MNNNHQIETLLNNKNLDPTLRTIAAKVSNQERISFDEGVFLYENADLPYLGTLADYIRNKRHGDLTYFNRNFHIEPTNICVYDCKFCSYSRMIKQREEGWEMDVDGMMDIVKKYDGEPVTEVHITGGVVPKQNLDFYADFFRRSKAHRPDLHIKALTPVEYYYIFKKAKLSHYDGMKYMQEAGLDSMPGGGAEIFHPEVREKIAHDKCTAEQWLDIHEQAHKLGMRSNATMLYGHIEEFWHRVDHMERLRQLQDKTGGFQAFIPLKFRNKDNQMSDIPEVSVVEDLRNYAIARIYMDNFDHIKAYWAMISRNTAQLSLNFGVDDIDGTLDDTTKIYSMAGAEEQTPAMSTQQLVKLIKDVGRKPIERDTLYNVINDYTDFEFEEEVKPKFYSLPVINS; encoded by the coding sequence ATGAATAACAACCATCAAATAGAGACTCTTCTTAATAACAAGAACTTAGATCCAACTTTAAGAACTATAGCAGCAAAAGTTAGCAATCAGGAGAGAATTAGTTTTGATGAAGGGGTTTTTCTTTATGAAAATGCAGACCTTCCGTATTTAGGTACGCTGGCAGATTATATACGTAATAAAAGACACGGAGATTTAACCTATTTTAATAGGAATTTCCATATCGAGCCTACCAATATCTGTGTTTATGATTGTAAGTTCTGTTCCTACTCCAGAATGATCAAGCAGCGTGAAGAGGGGTGGGAAATGGATGTCGACGGTATGATGGACATTGTAAAGAAATACGATGGAGAACCTGTTACCGAGGTACATATTACAGGGGGAGTGGTTCCAAAGCAAAATCTGGATTTTTATGCCGATTTTTTCAGAAGAAGCAAAGCTCACCGTCCCGACTTGCATATCAAAGCTTTAACGCCTGTTGAATACTATTACATTTTTAAGAAAGCGAAATTATCCCATTACGATGGTATGAAATATATGCAGGAAGCCGGTTTGGATTCTATGCCAGGCGGTGGAGCCGAAATTTTTCATCCGGAAGTACGGGAAAAGATTGCACACGATAAATGTACTGCTGAGCAATGGCTGGATATTCATGAGCAGGCACATAAATTGGGTATGAGATCTAATGCAACCATGCTTTATGGTCATATCGAAGAGTTCTGGCATCGTGTAGACCATATGGAACGCCTGCGCCAGCTACAGGATAAGACCGGAGGTTTTCAAGCTTTTATCCCTCTTAAATTTAGGAACAAGGATAATCAGATGTCGGATATTCCTGAAGTAAGTGTGGTAGAAGATTTACGTAATTATGCTATTGCGCGTATCTATATGGATAATTTTGATCATATAAAGGCTTACTGGGCAATGATCAGTAGAAATACCGCACAGCTTTCCCTCAATTTTGGTGTTGATGATATAGATGGTACCCTGGATGATACCACTAAAATTTATTCGATGGCCGGTGCCGAGGAGCAAACGCCAGCTATGAGTACGCAACAATTGGTCAAACTGATTAAAGATGTGGGACGTAAACCGATAGAAAGAGATACTTTATATAATGTGATAAACGACTATACGGATTTTGAGTTTGAAGAGGAAGTAAAACCTAAATTCTACAGTTTACCCGTAATTAATTCATAA
- a CDS encoding menaquinone biosynthetic enzyme MqnA/MqnD family protein, producing the protein MIRFSVVSYTNTKPFLYGLENSPLREKIDLKVDYPALCAQKLIEDKADVGLIPVAAILKLEEYHIISDYCIGATGKVNSVFVFSNCPIEEVEFIQLDPESRSSNNLALVLMKNFWKINPVKIINAEDYGASIQEHTAFVQIGDRTFGKKQQFKYVYDLAEEWMKFTGLPFVFAAWVSNKKLPDDFIKELNEAFKYGIDHIDDVLSDLPPYEGFDLRQYLHSDLDFHLNDKKKEALALFHQYMKEL; encoded by the coding sequence ATGATTCGTTTTTCGGTAGTTAGCTATACGAATACCAAACCTTTTTTGTACGGCTTAGAGAATTCTCCCCTTAGAGAGAAAATAGATTTGAAGGTGGATTATCCGGCTTTATGTGCGCAAAAACTCATTGAAGACAAGGCCGATGTCGGGCTAATTCCGGTAGCAGCTATTTTAAAACTGGAAGAATACCATATTATTTCTGATTATTGTATTGGCGCTACCGGGAAAGTTAATTCGGTCTTTGTATTTAGCAATTGCCCAATTGAAGAGGTGGAGTTTATTCAACTGGACCCGGAATCGCGGTCGTCCAATAATCTAGCCTTGGTCTTGATGAAGAATTTCTGGAAGATTAATCCGGTTAAGATTATCAATGCGGAAGACTATGGTGCTTCCATACAGGAGCATACCGCTTTTGTACAAATAGGAGACAGGACATTCGGTAAAAAGCAGCAATTTAAATATGTATATGATTTAGCCGAAGAGTGGATGAAGTTTACCGGATTGCCTTTTGTTTTTGCCGCCTGGGTAAGTAATAAAAAACTTCCTGATGATTTTATTAAAGAACTGAACGAAGCTTTTAAGTACGGCATTGACCATATTGATGACGTTTTATCGGATTTACCCCCTTATGAGGGCTTCGACTTGCGTCAATATCTTCACTCTGATTTAGATTTTCATCTTAATGATAAAAAGAAAGAGGCTCTGGCTCTTTTTCATCAGTATATGAAGGAGTTGTAG